One part of the Abditibacteriota bacterium genome encodes these proteins:
- a CDS encoding flavin reductase family protein yields the protein MRKDLGVLPAVFPMPVLMVAAYDGDGTVNVMNAAWGTICGMDKIALCIDEDHKTTQNVRVSKAFTVSIADRAHMDGADFFGIATGNKMPDKFVRSGYHAVRSARVNAPIVTEFPVALECELAEIVSTDHFHGVIGRIVNVSADDSVLAEDGKVDPEKLDALIFDQFRSGYYTAGARAGKAWNAGKEMMKKAQGK from the coding sequence ATGAGAAAAGATCTGGGAGTTCTGCCGGCTGTATTCCCCATGCCGGTACTGATGGTGGCCGCGTATGACGGCGACGGTACGGTCAACGTGATGAACGCCGCCTGGGGCACCATATGCGGCATGGACAAGATAGCCCTGTGCATCGACGAAGACCACAAGACTACTCAAAACGTGCGCGTCTCAAAGGCTTTTACCGTGAGCATCGCGGACAGGGCGCACATGGACGGCGCCGACTTTTTCGGCATTGCCACGGGCAACAAGATGCCCGACAAGTTTGTCCGCTCCGGCTATCACGCGGTCAGGAGCGCCCGCGTCAACGCGCCCATAGTCACCGAGTTTCCCGTGGCGCTGGAGTGCGAGCTGGCGGAGATCGTGTCCACAGACCATTTTCACGGGGTGATCGGGCGCATAGTGAACGTCAGCGCCGACGACAGCGTGCTGGCGGAGGACGGCAAGGTGGACCCGGAAAAGCTGGACGCCCTCATATTTGACCAGTTCCGTTCAGGCTACTACACGGCGGGCGCCAGGGCCGGCAAGGCCTGGAACGCCGGCAAAGAGATGATGAAAAAGGCTCAGGGCAAATGA
- a CDS encoding aldo/keto reductase, whose product MTYTTLGNTDIKVSRICVGGMSFGQASEAFHQWTLDPAATRDMIARAFDRGVNFIDTANCYSGGTSEEYIGRALRSLGIPRDRAVLASKVYFNEGRLGREAILREIDGTLARLQTDYLDLYQIHRFDYGTPIEDTMEALHSLVAAGKVRAIGASAMYGYQFHNMQAAAEQNGWTLFSAMQNHYNLLYREDERELIPVCRQYNVSLIPYSPLAGGHLTRRTWDSDSRRSGTDKVLKNKYDRAKDNDMLIIERVAALAEKYSVTMTCVALAWHYAKGVAAPIVGATKAAHFDDAVRAADLTLTAEDVLYLEEPYAPHEIVGALPE is encoded by the coding sequence ATGACATACACCACTCTCGGCAACACTGACATAAAAGTGTCGCGGATATGCGTCGGGGGCATGTCCTTCGGGCAGGCCTCGGAGGCTTTTCACCAATGGACGCTGGACCCCGCCGCCACGCGGGATATGATCGCCCGGGCCTTTGACCGCGGGGTCAACTTCATAGACACGGCCAACTGCTACAGCGGTGGCACCAGCGAGGAATACATCGGCAGGGCCCTCCGCAGCCTGGGCATCCCCAGAGACAGGGCCGTGCTGGCGTCAAAGGTGTATTTCAACGAAGGCAGGCTGGGCAGAGAGGCTATACTCCGGGAGATAGACGGCACCCTCGCCCGTCTGCAGACGGACTACCTGGACCTGTATCAGATACACCGCTTTGACTACGGCACCCCCATTGAGGATACCATGGAAGCGCTGCATTCGCTGGTCGCGGCCGGCAAGGTCAGGGCCATAGGCGCTTCGGCCATGTACGGCTATCAGTTCCACAACATGCAGGCAGCCGCCGAACAAAACGGCTGGACCCTGTTTTCCGCCATGCAGAATCACTACAATCTGCTCTACCGTGAGGACGAACGGGAGCTGATACCCGTGTGCCGTCAATACAACGTGTCGCTGATCCCCTACAGCCCCCTGGCGGGCGGACACCTGACCCGCAGGACATGGGATTCGGACAGCAGGCGCAGCGGCACAGACAAGGTACTCAAAAACAAGTATGACCGGGCAAAGGACAACGACATGCTCATCATAGAGCGCGTGGCGGCCCTGGCAGAAAAATACTCGGTCACCATGACCTGCGTCGCCCTGGCATGGCACTACGCAAAGGGAGTGGCCGCGCCGATAGTCGGCGCCACAAAAGCGGCCCACTTTGATGACGCCGTCCGGGCGGCGGATCTGACGCTGACCGCAGAAGACGTGCTGTATCTGGAAGAGCCCTACGCGCCCCACGAAATAGTGGGGGCGCTGCCGGAGTAA